In Gossypium hirsutum isolate 1008001.06 chromosome D01, Gossypium_hirsutum_v2.1, whole genome shotgun sequence, the genomic window AACATGCTGCGGCTAGCGTCAGAACCGATAACACCTGTCATCACACATTTATTATCACTTTTCACCTCCTTCAAATACCATCCTCtccttgcataaaaatctaagtcGCTCAAAAACTGACATATCAATAGCCCACTCATACCCAATCTCCTGCAGCTATTATGAACAATATTCCAGGCTGACGAACAGGGCATTTAACCACTACAGAGTACCCATCCAGCACTGCCAATGTACAACTCCATGGAATCACTAATCCCATGGTTGTTACCAAATAGctgaaatgaagaaaaaattgTTGTTAACAGAGAAGAACCCCAGCAATAAGATTAAATAAAACTAGATGACATACCAGAAAGCAGAATAGCTGTAGAACTCCACTCCCAATGACATGAAGAGAAGAGAAGCAGAAGAAAACAGGGTCTGTCCTATTCTCAATGAAAACCCAACACTGGTGCCTAAAGAGCCAGGCACCCCTTCCATTGCCATTTTGTTCTGGAAATTCTCTGCCGACTGGACGGCTCTCATCCCACCACTAAACTCGTCATCTAAACACATCACATGTATATATGATCAGTGATACATGTGATTCCACAATTTCCTATATTGCCGATAAGAAAGTTGATAAATTTAACCGCTGTCAAGTTTTCATAAGCAACCAAGAAGTGATTCACAATATCAACAAACAGATTGTAGCAGAGAGCTTAGAGTTGCTATTCTTATTCTATatatcaacaatttcatatatacTTTCCACCATTCTTATTCCATGGTCTGTAGGTAGGAAAATGGAAGCATCATGAGATGAGGGCCTAAAAGCAAACCACTTTATCGAGGCCAATAACATTAGGATATcattaaaaaatgtgaaattttccCACGAAACTAATGTGCATAGGAGTGAAGGAACCTGGATAAGCCGATGCTTTTAAAAGGTAGAGCTGTGGACTTTCCACATGTCATAGCTTTATAGACTTCCTTATTAGTGGGAAAGATGATGTCATTTGCTGCCCCCATTAAGGAAAAATCAGGGTTAAGGTTGGCCTTCAACATCCCCTGCTCTTGTGTTGTTGATGGCAAACATCCCTTGGTTGATTACATGAGTGGATCAGTTCTTATCTTTTAAAACCTTGTACTATTCCAAGTACCAGCATTTACCCAAATTCCAATAACAtagcttataattttttttacattgtaCATTAACAGGCAGATAGAtagcatattattattttttacatatggCATACCACTAAGGCcctccccccttttttttttctttgagatACTCAAATCTTCTCAGTTCCCACTCTAAAAATTTCTGAATAAGTGAGTGGATAAATGCAGGAATTTAAAGCAGGAAGCATCCAAAATTCATTTATTAGCGTTATCTCTTGCCGGCATCTGTCTTCTGATCTAGGTGCTATCACTTTCAATAGTCAACTCCTAATGGGTAAATCACACAAAACCCCTTTAATTTTACCAGAAGAAAAAGAGATCTCCAAGGGGAAACAAATCCAACAGATGTTATATCTGTAATCAAAAGGGTCATTTTGCAAAAAACTGCCCAAACAATAAAAAGGGGTCCAGGATGATTCAACAAATACAGCAAGAATCAGGAATTAAGATCAGAGAAGAAGATGATCTTGAATTCCTTTTCTCCATTGATGATGAACCAACGGAACAATCACTCCGTGTTATCCAAGGAATTGTATCAGACtcagattcatcatcaaatgACAGCTATTAAGACCCAAGAGGCCCAGATTCTTTCTACCTCTATGAAAGTCTCTATCCCTCAGATACCAGTATCCATTTATTTAGATAAATACACTAAGCCCATTACTGTTATTGCCTTTATAGATACTGGTGCAGCTGAAACCATCATGAATCCAAAGATACTAGCTTTAGAGTTTTGGAAACCGCATGTCCGTTATTTCAACTCAGCGGCAGATCAAGTCTTTGCTACTCACTGGATTAGTAAGCCTATTAACATCCATTTTTTCCCAGGATGTTCAATAAAGACTACAGTATTGGGATCTGATCTCCCTGGAAAGGACCTCGTGGTTGGGTTTGATTTATACACCAAAGCTCAACATATGAGGATACTACCAGATGGGGTTCGGTAAAAAAGATGTTCAAACCTTTTGTCCAGTTCAATCATTGAGGAACCCTAATATCTTCAACCAATGCATTGAAGATGATGAATTGCGGCATCTAGTAGCATATATCAAACGACCTTAAAAAGTAATTTGTTGATAATGTTCAGCTCTTGGTGGTAATAGTGTTAAATCCATTAGGAGTGGTTTGTAGGGTATTGATAAGCTATTGCAGTGGAGTGTGAACAAGAAAAAAGTTGAAGGATGTTGATGTAATATACCCAAATACTAACAAATAGCTTATAACTGGATAAACGAGGATGAGGACATTACAGGGTACAGCAGATCATATCAACTGCATATGATATGTTTCTGAGTAGCTCATCTGTCATTGTatctttttattttctcaaattttattgATGTGAATAAGAGAAGGGTAATTTAGACCTTCAATAAACTATGTAAATAACATTAAAGCatggtatgtatttatatatatttattgttagTTGAAATGCAACAATGACACAGTAAAAGGGGAAGGGGAATGTGTAGCTATGATATCCAAAATTAATGTCTCTAATTCTCCATTGAATTCacaggagagagagagagagaaccgAACCGAAGAAACAAAATGAAGTCTTGACGCCTCATTTAGAGACTAGTACTGCATAAAATGAGCAACAGAAAGGAATATTAAATAGATCTCACTCACACTGCCCGTTGTGCTTCTTTCATTTCATGGCATGGCGTTTGCTTAGTCAACTATAAATAATAAGAGCAGATGGTAGCGGTCCATGCCCACATGCCAAAACAAAGCAGATGATGTGGGTGGAAAGTACCAAATCCAACCCAAACTCAATCAACCAAAATGTTAGTTTGGAACCCAACCCAAATACCAATATAAACAACCTTTAGTTCAGTTTAACCCCAACGTCTGTGCCTGCGCTGCATTTAATGACGcttcttccttttcctttttcttttttcttattttctcccTCCCCTGCTCTTCTTCTTCAATGTTATTAGGCTGGCAGGCTCATGTCAAGCGTAAGAAAAGCTCAAAAACCGTGACGTGTCATGTCTATCTCTAGTCAATTTTCTCATTAATTGTCACTCCCCACCTTTCATTAATGCCCCCCGCCCCTTTTTCGACGCTCACTTGCTTTGCCACAACCCCCCCTTCTCCTCCATTAACTCTTTCTTCCCCATTAATTCGACCCCTCCCCCAACACCAATCTCCAACCGTCCCTTCTCTTCCCTTCTCTCCTCCTCTCTATCCGGCCTTCCACGTGTCCTCTGGGTTTTTCTTGGAACaatgaactttttttttatcttctgtTAAACCTCTCCGGTGATAGCAGCGCCTCTGGATCCCCGCATCTGAGCCGACTCGACGAGAAAGCCGCCACACTTGAAGCTGCTGATCTTAAAAACATCGGACTCGCCATCGACTTACTTCTTCTCGACGAGCCTCCGCCTGCGGCGGTAAATCTAACACTTGATACCGACAATGGAAAAAACCCTCTCCGACCAAAAAATGGCGAAGCTTTGATCCCTCCGTAGTACCTAAACGAGAAAACCCTGGGTTTCATCATTAATGACCCAAACGGAGACGTCCTTCTGCTCCAAAATCCATTCCCTCCTCTCCTGTACCTCCAAGGCGACGCTGTGTTCGGCTCGGTTATCATCCTCTCTGCGGCTAAACTCCTCTCGAACCCAAATGAATATaacctttttaaaacaaaattaaacctCTCCTCGCAATTGCTATTCCCGTTCCTTCTTCTGGGTGACGGTTCTTCGGTTATCTCCGTTATGGTGTTATTTGGAAAAGATTGCAGAGGAGTTTCAGTTAGGGACTCCAATGTGTTGTTCTCAAAAACGGGGTCGTCGAGGCTCGGACGGATTCTGGCTGCCATTAACGGAGTAAAAGGAGATTCTGTAGCGAAAATTCCAGCTCTACAAAGTGGGCAGTTAGCGTGTGATTTCAACCAAACGTCAATGCAATCCACGTGGAAGGCATGCGAGCAAACTGGGAGTGTTCGAACGTATTCATTGTCTTCGAACTCCAATAGACATACGGCACAGTCTTTGGGGCTGTTGTTGGGTCTAGTTTTGAAGTATAGAGGGAAAGCGGCAGGGTTTTGATGGCAGAGGCATCAAGACCGTAAGGGGAAAGAGGGAGATCGAAGGGATCAGAAGGTGGAAGAGAGTCAAGGTCGGTCGTGGTGGATGGAAGGAACCAacggcggcggcggcggcggcggaAGAAGCTCAGTAGACGGAGAATTAGAGGGACGAGCCGTTTTGAGATTAGACGCGAATAGGTAACGACTAAAAATGCTGCAGCAACTACTACCACCATTGCGATCAACGGTGGGCTGAAGTCAACTGGAAGCTTTGAAGGCGGCGACAACGAAGGTGATGATGACGACGACGATGGCGGTGATGATGATGACAAGGGAGAAGGGGGAGGGGGTCAGAGATGGTGATGGAGATGGGGCCCAGGTGGTGAACCCCATGATCGGCGATGGAGGTGTTTCGTAGAGGGTGGTGGTGGTGGGTGATTTGTTTTCACTTTCAGAGTTCGCGTTTAAGTTCTGGGCAAGTGAAGTGTTAGAAAGGTTTAATTTTGAGGGTTGACTGTTTTGTCTGGTCTCACCCAACGATTTGTCGTGGGGGGGTGGCGGGTAGACCCAACATTGGTGGATTTAAGGCTATGAGGATGTTTTATTGTCTGCGGATGAACACATCTTGCAACTGGTTTGTCCATGTTTTATCTACTTGACACGTAATAATCTCTTCAAAAACAGGGTCATCAGATACTTGCGTGGCTTGTGATTATTGGTTTGGTTGGGCTTCTGTAGCGTAAGTTTAAGTTATAATGGCTGCATGAATctggaaaaatagaaaagaagatTTGATGTGGTGACCCACAGGGTGAGGATCCTTTAAGGAAATGGAAGACAGGCGAAGAATGTGTGGTGCTTTTCACACCACACACTTAGTGGTGATTTTAGACTTTTTAACTCTGCTTTCTCTGTCAGACTatataattaattcatttcattAATCTTTCAGTCAATGAGATTTCGATACTcttaataaaggttaaaatatgtataGCTCCTTCCACTAtttacaaatttagaatttagtctttatattttaaatctcaaattttatgtctaattgttaattttttattaaattttgttggtgtaatattttgaaataaaaaatatttatttgatagcaataaaataatttttacaatattaacaattggatctaatttttgaaatctaaaaagtagataGACTaaactaggggtgagcattcgatcgaatcgaatcgaattgaaaattttcgagttaatcgaattttcgaatctcattttatcattctaactttatttgaagttttctcgaatcgagtcgagtgagatgaaattcgaatcgaatcgaatcgaatatatttattcgagttaaattttaaaaaataattttgggtccttgtaaccattgtcatccatcgtaataaaatttgtccaccttaatcaaattttttattaactttcatcacttcataatttatttattaattttttatacactggttagcttctttgcttgcttagttgtttcaattatcttcatattcttgtcactatgtattttagaattaaaaaatatattaaatgtaaaaatatgattttttttaataaaagttattttaaaaataaaatgtaaaattgataccaatataaaattttaacatgaatattttatggcataattaataatttaattttaatataaatattcaatatgactaaacaattcaataatatatataatataaaatgtgaaatttaatttaataatataaatagtagatataaataaaattattaccatttatgtttagtgattttttttggataattttaattttttatttgagagtaaagggtgagaagtaaaagtttaggggaaaaataaaaagttttggggaataaaagtttgagggaaagtaaatagaggggagtaaaattttggagggaaaatattaaaaaaaatggaggggggagggtttgggatagatgggaggtgtgatgggaagggaataaaagttttaggggaaaagtgggagggagtaaaaattgtgggggaaaataaaagattttgagggtttttgggagtaaaattttgaaaaaaaataaatgggagagtaaaattttggtgggaaatggatttgggtagattggggggttgggaggggaggagagtaaaagttttggggggaaagtgggaaggagtaaaagttttggggaaaaaagtaaaaaggtttgggagtttggggtaaaaatgtaaaatattatagtttgatattcgaattattcgagttattcaattcgaaaactcaactcgattcgaactcgaaattcgaaaagaaaattcgagttgattcgaataactcgattaactcgattcgtttaactcgaaattcaaattttttttcgattttttcgagtagaatcgagttttgctcacccctagacTAAACTCCTAGAAATAAAAGCACAAAaggctaaattttaaatttacgaagAGTACAAAAATTGATGATATATTAGTAAATGTTGAGATTTTGGAGCGTAGACTGATTGAGTTTGAGTTTTTCATGTGTATTTACAGATTCACATGTTCTTagtctaaattttattttggatttaagtCCTATCATATGTAGGCTTatgttcaaaattattttaatctagATTCAGATATATTccaattatatagtttaattgtGATTAATAGTTAAATAGATATATTGATCATAATTGTAATATTGTTAGGTATTGTACTGAATAAATTTGTTCATGGGTTGAGCTATATGTCCAGGTCTAAAGGTCCACTCGAAATTTGGaagggtttaggcaaaaatattagACTCGAAAATATGTTTAGACAAAaaattaggcccgtttaaaatatgGACCGAGTTGTCAACAAAAtgttatttttcatctttttatacTCTTTCATTAAGTAaactaatattttaacaaaaaatttctttcaaaaatataaattttaattttactccTTAAACTTAATCTTTAAACTAAATGGTTAATATTTAATACATTGGTAGTGTGtacttaaatttataatttaatttttctaaaattataaagtccaaaattttatattttaactcgcataaaaatttataatttaaccttgaccaattaaaaaaaatggagCTAAGCATTTACTTTTTTTTAGAATATGTTTTTTAAAGTAACTCCACACTCGTAGATGTAGAACTCATGACAAAATATGTAATTCAATCATTTGCTACTGATGATATGATATTACTTTAAGCTCTATACCAATGGAATGGATGTTGAGGTGAAGACTAATATTTTTGAACTTCCTCgatatttaattgttaatataataaggtaaattatatatattatcacttgattattagaaactttcttattaaaaaattacacttattttttttattcttttaaattcaaAACGGTTAAATATTTAATAGTTGGTTGATGTGGAAgcgaataattttttttaacatttatttttaatgcaCATTATTTccatgttaaaaaataattaaaaaaattattagccCAAATCATCTCACCTCACCCCACCCCGTACCTCTCTCCGCTTCTCTACTGTCTTTCTCCCCCTACCACCGCTCTCCCCTCCCCCCACACATCATGCATTGTTATTTCActgtagtttttttaaaaaatcattaataaacaaAGAAGTTACAACTAAGTTTTAAAAGCATGAGTGTTGATGCCATTGATGATAGCCCCATCATGTTTACAAGCGACCGTGTTAAGGTTGCTAAGATAGAAAGCATCACGATTAATTTTGATGATAAGAGTAAGTGAAGGAGCTTGAGATAGTGTATGGATGATGCTCGAGGGCATAGTGGGTGGGTTCTTTAACTTGTTTTATGAATTCTTGAAAGTTCGAAAAGATTATTACTCTGAGCTTTCTGAATTTTCTAAATAATTGATGTGATCAaacaaaaatttgagaaaaaattaaagtttgaaaTAAGCAATTGAATCATAATTTGTCAATCAACAAAAGATCCAAATCTCAAAAGAGATGAAATAATAAAAGGTCAAAGATCACCAAATAGCTTAGGCCATCAAACAGAAGAAAATAATATGTTCTAATGGCACAACGGAGAGAGAGGGGGGCAGATGGGATAGCGGGGAAGAGGGATATGCAAGGGAGGGCGGTGGTGAGGAGAGGGAGCCGAGAAGAGAGAGGGACAAGGTGAGGTGAAGTGATTTGgactaataattttttaaaaattattatatgacATGGAAATCATGcgtattaaaaaatgttaaaaaaataagttattaACTTGACAATTACGTCAGTCAAATCaggtgattattttgtaatttttaaaaattaaataacttaataaGAAAGTTTGTAATAGTCGGGTGACTATTTATGATATTTACCCATAATAATTAAATGTTTCTATTGacagaaataataaaataaattattgagGAAAATTGATGACTTAGAAAAATGGAAGATGAGACTTTTTGAGCATGGAATAGATTTTCTATTGATTGTACTTTAATGACAAGATTGAGTCGGTCAATGTAACTTAATGACGTCAATTAGCAAAACGACAAATCTAAGTTAATAAAAATCGTTTACGCAATTACGTTTTACACGGGAGAAGTTGATCATGCTCGgagaaaaaatattatataataatgttATGAGATTAAATTTcatcataattatatttttattcattttatatcaaaatatatataaaaatctcatcataatataatttattttaataatttttcaattaaattgatgaatatatataacattatatatggatttttttataaaaaaaacttttaaattaataaaaaaaggattGTTATTATCCATCactttactaaattaattttattaaaattttaatgtaattttttatacacttttactataatttaaaatattgaaatttaagttatatattttactAGTATTTCAACAATATAAAACTCCAATGTAAAATAGTTTAATTAACGTAggtattttaattcaattagcaGTTTTTTTAAAAGTGTAATAAGTACAatataagtaaaatattaatacGAGTTCGAGTAATTATAATACAAAACTAAATTATCACACCGGAAACAAATTAAGAATTTATACCATTCAAACTAAAACCATAAACAgtgaattaactgaattaaaattcatccatGATAATTGCACATGAGAGAACTAGAGGCCTATACGCAAAATTGCATACAGTAGATCTtgaatattattattgttttaattcaaactttatttactatttgaaaatattttattgatataatatttttaattataaaaataattaatatatttgaataatattatttcggaataaaaaaagtaatattttataaattaagaaataaatatataaaatggtaaaagagacaaaaacattcataacattatataaaaatataaaatttctaataatttttataaattggagttgatttgcaaaaataaatataaaatgggATTGGGTTGAATCCATCGGTTAAAAGAAGCAGCCCAGTCCAGGTGTTGTTGGACTGACGACTATATTTAATGTCACTAAAAGTTGTTCAATCATTAAGGCGGCTTCTTGCTGCCCCCCTCCGCCGGCGTTCCAAATATTAACTGCTTTGTCGATTTGATAAGGATTTGTGCTTTTGGGGCTCCTCATCACttcattttttcaatttcaaCTCAGTCTTTCATTCGAATGTTTAACTATTCCTAGGTTTTTAttggattttttaattaaattacacg contains:
- the LOC107922397 gene encoding CASP-like protein 5C1 isoform X2, yielding MRAVQSAENFQNKMAMEGVPGSLGTSVGFSLRIGQTLFSSASLLFMSLGVEFYSYSAFCYLVTTMGLVIPWSCTLAVLDGYSVVVKCPVRQPGILFIIAAGDWVLSVLTLAAACSTASVVDLLFQTSSSFCTPKCCSRYQLSAAMAFLTWFLSLASALLNLWLLPSS
- the LOC107922397 gene encoding CASP-like protein 5C1 isoform X1 gives rise to the protein MCLDDEFSGGMRAVQSAENFQNKMAMEGVPGSLGTSVGFSLRIGQTLFSSASLLFMSLGVEFYSYSAFCYLVTTMGLVIPWSCTLAVLDGYSVVVKCPVRQPGILFIIAAGDWVLSVLTLAAACSTASVVDLLFQTSSSFCTPKCCSRYQLSAAMAFLTWFLSLASALLNLWLLPSS
- the LOC107922396 gene encoding LOW QUALITY PROTEIN: RING-H2 finger protein ATL65-like (The sequence of the model RefSeq protein was modified relative to this genomic sequence to represent the inferred CDS: deleted 2 bases in 1 codon); its protein translation is PPPPSPLSSSSPPSSSSSSPSLSPPSKLPVDFSPPLIAMVVVVAAAFLVVTYSRLISKRLVPLILRLLSFFRRRRRRRWFLPSTTTDLDSLPPSDPFDLPLSPYGLDASAIKTLPLSLYTSKLDNNSPKDCAVCLLEFEDNEYVRTLPVCSHAFHVDCIDVWLKSHANCPLCRAGIFATESPFTPLMAARIRPSLDDPVFENNTLESLTETPLQSFPNNTITEITEEPSPRRRNGNSNCEERFNFVLKRLYSFGFERSLAAERMITEPNTASPWRYRRGGNGFWSRRTSPFGSLMMKPRVFSFRYYGGIKASPFFGRRGFFPLSVSSVRFTAAGGGSSRRSKSMASPMFLRSAASSVAAFSSSRLRCGDPEALLSPERFNRR